One window from the genome of Oryza glaberrima chromosome 3, OglaRS2, whole genome shotgun sequence encodes:
- the LOC127768367 gene encoding uncharacterized protein LOC127768367, giving the protein MAAGLLLGDATALRGDLTVRGPQLRLCNWAPRPRWRPPGAGAADSCCLLFRARARARARRRGHGHVARFAASASGAGGEEAGEPSEDEAQREWEAEMARRLKEAEEMEELERTAEELQSQAAAEAPDESEEEKRERVRRELQKVAKEQAERRATAKQMFDLGQRAYGRGMYGRSIEFLEAALTIIRPSSLLGGEIQIWLAMAYEANRRHKDCIALYKELESTHPMISIRRQAAELRYISEAPKLKISNDEVVTIPQIGSSWDWYAGTWSDKIKEQEDKKRKMVAASSQVEPSPNIFGDLSFLRPPTEWTRSAWVIVTLWIVLIGTAIYLQR; this is encoded by the exons atggccgccggcctcctcctcggcgacgccaCCGCCCTGCGGGGCGACCTTACCGTCCGCGGGCCCCAGCTCCGCCTCTGCAACTGGGCCCCCAGGCCCCGGTGGCGgccgcccggcgccggcgcggcggactCCTGTTGTCTCCTCttccgtgcgcgcgcgcgcgcgcgcgctcgccgccgtggccacgGCCATGTGGCCAGGTTCGCGGCGTCCGCTTCgggggccggcggcgaggaggccggggaGCCGTCGGAGGACGAGGCGCAGAGGGAGTGGGAGGCGGAGATGGCGCGGCGGCTGAAGGAGGCCGAGGAGATGGAGGAGCTCGAGCGCACCGCCGAGGAGCTGCAgagccaggccgccgccgaggccccCGACGAGTccgaggaggagaagcgcgAGCGCGTCCGCCGCGAGCTCCAGAAG GTGGCAAAGGAGCAAGCAGAGAGGCGGGCGACGGCGAAGCAAATGTTTGATTTGGGGCAAAGGGCCTACGGAAGAGGAATGTATGGCCGCTCTATTGAATTCTTGGAGGCTGCACTCACAATTATTCGCCCTTCATCGCTCCTTGGTGGGGAG ATCCAAATTTGGCTTGCAATGGCGTATGAGGCCAATAGGAGGCACAAGGATTGCATTGCACTGTACAAAGAGTTGGAGAGTACACATCCAATGATCAGCATTAGGCGGCAGGCAGCGGAACTCCGGTACATTTCTGAGGCACCCAAGCTGAAGATCTCCAATGACGAGGTGGTCACAATACCACAAATTGGATCTAGTTGGGATTG GTACGCTGGAACATGGAGTGACAAAATCAAGGAGCAGGAggacaagaaaaggaaaatggtGGCTGCCAGCAGCCAAGTTGAACCTTCGCCAAATATCTTTGGTGACTTATCTTTCTTGCGACCTCCAACGGAATGGACAAGGAGCGCATGGGTGATTGTTACTTTATGGATTGTTTTGATTGGAACAGCAATCTATTTGCAAAGGTGA